From a region of the Streptacidiphilus albus JL83 genome:
- the sufB gene encoding Fe-S cluster assembly protein SufB: MTTTAHPELEGLGTYEFGWSDSDAAGATAKRGLSEAVVRDISAKKSEPEWMLNLRLKGLKLFAKKPMPTWGSDLTGIDFDNIKYFVRSTEKQAESWEDLPEDIKNTYDKLGIPEAEKQRLVAGVAAQYESEVVYHQIREDLEEQGVIFLDTDTALKTHPELFQEYFGTVIPVGDNKFASLNSAVWSGGSFIYVPKGVHVDIPLQAYFRINTENMGQFERTLIIVDEDAYVHYVEGCTAPVYSSDSLHSAVVEIIVKKGGRCRYTTIQNWSNNVYNLVTKRAVAYEGATMEWVDGNIGSKVTMKYPAVYLMGEHAKGETLSIAFAGAGQHQDAGAKMVHMAPNTSSNIISKSVARGGGRTSYRGLIEIGEGSKGAKSNVLCDALLVDTISRSDTYPYVDVREDDVSMGHEATVSKVSEDQLFYLMSRGMTEFEAMAMIVRGFVEPIAKELPMEYALELNRLIELQMEGSVG; the protein is encoded by the coding sequence ATGACCACCACCGCTCACCCGGAGCTTGAGGGCCTGGGCACCTACGAATTCGGCTGGTCCGACTCCGACGCGGCCGGCGCCACCGCCAAGCGTGGGCTGTCCGAGGCCGTCGTCCGCGACATCTCCGCCAAGAAGTCCGAGCCCGAGTGGATGCTGAACCTGCGGCTCAAGGGGCTGAAGCTGTTCGCGAAGAAGCCCATGCCGACCTGGGGCTCCGACCTCACCGGCATCGACTTCGACAACATCAAGTACTTCGTGCGGTCGACCGAGAAGCAGGCGGAGTCCTGGGAGGACCTGCCCGAGGACATCAAGAACACCTACGACAAGCTCGGCATCCCGGAGGCGGAGAAGCAGCGCCTGGTCGCCGGTGTCGCCGCCCAGTACGAGTCCGAGGTCGTCTACCACCAGATCCGGGAGGACCTGGAGGAGCAGGGCGTCATCTTCCTCGACACCGACACCGCGCTGAAGACCCACCCGGAGCTCTTCCAGGAGTACTTCGGCACGGTCATCCCGGTCGGCGACAACAAGTTCGCCTCGCTGAACAGCGCGGTGTGGTCCGGCGGCTCGTTCATCTACGTGCCGAAGGGCGTGCACGTCGACATCCCGCTGCAGGCCTACTTCCGGATCAACACCGAGAACATGGGCCAGTTCGAGCGGACGCTGATCATCGTCGACGAGGACGCCTACGTCCACTACGTCGAGGGCTGCACCGCCCCGGTCTACTCCTCGGACTCGCTGCACAGCGCCGTGGTCGAGATCATCGTGAAGAAGGGCGGCCGCTGCCGCTACACGACGATCCAGAACTGGTCGAACAACGTCTACAACCTGGTGACCAAGCGCGCCGTCGCCTACGAGGGCGCGACCATGGAGTGGGTCGACGGCAACATCGGCTCCAAGGTCACCATGAAGTACCCGGCCGTCTACCTGATGGGCGAGCACGCCAAGGGCGAGACGCTGTCGATCGCCTTCGCCGGCGCCGGCCAGCACCAGGACGCCGGGGCCAAGATGGTGCACATGGCGCCGAACACCTCGTCCAACATCATCTCCAAGTCGGTGGCGCGGGGCGGCGGCCGCACCTCGTACCGCGGCCTGATCGAGATCGGCGAGGGCTCGAAGGGCGCGAAGTCCAACGTCCTCTGCGACGCGCTGCTGGTCGACACCATCTCCCGCTCGGACACCTACCCCTACGTCGACGTCCGCGAGGACGACGTCTCCATGGGCCACGAGGCGACGGTGTCCAAGGTCAGCGAGGACCAGCTGTTCTACCTGATGAGCCGGGGCATGACCGAGTTCGAGGCGATGGCGATGATCGTCCGCGGCTTCGTCGAGCCGATCGCCAAGGAGCTCCCGATGGAGTACGCCCTGGAGCTCAACCGGCTGATCGAGCTGCAGATGGAGGGCTCCGTCGGCTGA
- the wecB gene encoding non-hydrolyzing UDP-N-acetylglucosamine 2-epimerase: MSRTNAARDIAVVLGTRPEIIKLAGVITELADRARIVHTGQHYDSELSGAFFANFDLPEPHLLLDGATGPWGRGHQVGTLTAELSRAFTVDPPRAVIVQGDTNSTSAGAQAAHYCGIPVVHVEAGLRSRDRSMPEEINRQIVGVLADIHCAATPEAAANLLAEGTAPERIRITGNTVVEATHRSLPAPDRLDALLAPFELPAEYVLATFHRPENADDPVRLAATLESLAALELPVVLPLHPRTRARIKEFGLEPAARRLHRIEPVDHPLFLALAQRARLLVSDSGGIQEEATVLKKPLLVVRTSTERPEAVSAGFAHLVEPGAELLATANRLLADPDLAGRLAGTPSPYGDGSASARISGIARALADRLPVPDGPLAADG; the protein is encoded by the coding sequence GTGTCACGCACCAACGCGGCCCGCGACATAGCCGTCGTCCTCGGCACCCGGCCGGAGATCATCAAACTGGCCGGCGTGATCACCGAGCTCGCCGACCGCGCCCGGATCGTCCACACCGGCCAGCACTACGACAGCGAGCTCTCCGGGGCCTTCTTCGCCAACTTCGACCTGCCCGAGCCGCACCTGCTGCTCGACGGCGCCACCGGGCCCTGGGGACGCGGGCACCAGGTCGGCACCCTGACCGCCGAGCTGTCCCGCGCCTTCACCGTCGACCCGCCGCGCGCGGTGATCGTCCAGGGCGACACCAACAGCACCTCGGCCGGGGCCCAGGCCGCGCACTACTGCGGCATACCCGTGGTCCACGTCGAGGCCGGTCTGCGCTCCCGGGACCGGTCCATGCCGGAGGAGATCAACCGTCAGATCGTCGGCGTGCTCGCCGACATCCACTGCGCGGCCACCCCGGAGGCCGCCGCCAACCTGCTCGCCGAGGGCACCGCCCCCGAGCGGATCCGGATCACCGGCAACACCGTGGTCGAGGCCACCCACCGCTCGCTGCCCGCACCGGACCGGCTGGACGCCCTGCTCGCACCGTTCGAGCTGCCCGCCGAGTACGTGCTCGCCACCTTCCACCGGCCGGAGAACGCCGACGACCCGGTCCGGCTGGCCGCGACCCTGGAGTCGCTCGCCGCGCTGGAACTCCCGGTCGTGCTGCCGCTGCACCCGCGCACCCGGGCCCGGATCAAGGAGTTCGGCCTGGAGCCGGCCGCCCGGCGGCTGCACCGGATCGAGCCGGTGGACCATCCGCTCTTCCTCGCCCTGGCGCAGCGCGCCCGGCTGCTGGTCTCCGACTCCGGCGGGATCCAGGAGGAGGCCACCGTGCTGAAGAAGCCGCTCCTGGTCGTCCGCACCAGCACCGAGCGGCCCGAGGCGGTCAGCGCCGGCTTCGCCCACCTGGTCGAGCCCGGCGCCGAACTGCTGGCCACCGCCAACCGGCTGCTGGCCGACCCGGACCTGGCGGGCCGGCTCGCCGGGACGCCCTCCCCCTACGGCGACGGCAGCGCCTCGGCCCGGATCAGCGGCATCGCCCGGGCGCTGGCCGACCGGCTGCCGGTCCCCGACGGGCCGCTCGCCGCCGACGGCTGA
- the tkt gene encoding transketolase, whose protein sequence is MSTTPSTTFEWTELDQRAVDTVRVLAADAVQKVGNGHPGTAMSLAPAAYMVFQRFLQHDPADAAWPGRDRFVLSCGHTSLTLYIQLYLSGYGLTLDDLKSFRTWGSLTPGHPEHGHTTGVEVTTGPLGQGIGNAVGMAMAARYERGLFDPDAAPGTSPFDHTIWGICSDGDLEEGISGEASSLAGHQKLGNLVFLYDDNHISIEGDTETAFSEDVLKRYESYGWHVQRIVHGANGDFDVDQLHAALAAARAETERPSIIAARTIIAWPAPHAQGTEESHGSALGADEVAATKRVLGFDPEQSFVVADEVLAHAREVGVRGAEAHAAWTKRFQDWRAGNPERAAEFDRISAGELPEGWEQALPSFPAGKDVATRKASGEVLKAVGAVVPELWGGSADLAGSNLTTIDPNSSFLPVGNPLPGADQYGRTIHFGIREHAMGAALNGIALHGNTRVYGGTFLTFSDYMRGAVRLAALMKLPVTYVWTHDSIGLGEDGPTHQPVEHLAALRAIPGLNMVRPADANETVTTWAEVLRRHATNPAPHGLALTRQNVPTYEANPDAARGGYVLREAEGGPAQVILIGTGSEVQLAVEARDTLQAAGIPTRVVSMPCVEWFEEQDRAYRESVLTPSVRARVSVEAGIALTWWRYLGDAGRAVSLEHFGASADYKVLYREFGITAEAVVAAAHESLADANR, encoded by the coding sequence GTGAGTACGACGCCGAGCACTACCTTTGAGTGGACCGAACTGGACCAGCGCGCCGTGGACACGGTGCGGGTTCTGGCGGCGGACGCTGTCCAGAAGGTCGGGAACGGCCACCCCGGCACGGCCATGTCCCTGGCCCCCGCCGCCTACATGGTGTTCCAGCGCTTCCTGCAGCACGACCCGGCCGATGCGGCCTGGCCCGGCCGCGACCGCTTCGTCCTGTCCTGCGGACACACCAGCCTCACCCTCTACATCCAGCTCTACCTCTCGGGCTACGGTCTGACGCTGGACGACCTCAAGTCGTTCCGCACCTGGGGCTCGCTGACCCCGGGTCACCCCGAGCACGGGCACACCACCGGGGTGGAGGTCACCACCGGTCCGCTCGGCCAGGGCATCGGCAACGCGGTCGGCATGGCGATGGCGGCCCGCTACGAGCGCGGCCTGTTCGACCCGGACGCCGCCCCCGGCACCTCCCCGTTCGACCACACCATCTGGGGCATCTGCTCCGACGGCGACCTGGAGGAGGGCATCTCCGGCGAGGCGTCCTCGCTGGCCGGCCACCAGAAGCTGGGCAACCTGGTCTTCCTCTACGACGACAACCACATCTCGATCGAGGGCGACACCGAGACCGCCTTCTCCGAGGACGTGCTCAAGCGCTACGAGTCCTACGGCTGGCACGTCCAGCGGATCGTCCACGGCGCCAACGGCGACTTCGACGTCGACCAGCTGCACGCCGCGCTGGCCGCCGCCAGGGCCGAGACCGAGCGCCCCTCGATCATCGCCGCCCGCACCATCATCGCCTGGCCCGCCCCGCACGCCCAGGGCACCGAGGAGTCGCACGGCTCGGCGCTCGGCGCCGACGAGGTGGCCGCGACCAAGCGGGTGCTCGGCTTCGACCCGGAGCAGTCCTTCGTCGTCGCCGACGAGGTGCTGGCCCACGCCCGCGAGGTCGGGGTGCGCGGCGCCGAGGCCCACGCCGCCTGGACCAAGCGCTTCCAGGACTGGCGCGCCGGCAACCCGGAGCGCGCCGCCGAGTTCGACCGGATCAGCGCGGGCGAGCTGCCCGAGGGCTGGGAGCAGGCGCTGCCCTCCTTCCCGGCCGGCAAGGACGTCGCCACCCGCAAGGCCTCCGGCGAGGTGCTCAAGGCCGTGGGCGCGGTCGTGCCCGAGCTCTGGGGCGGCTCCGCCGACCTGGCCGGCTCCAACCTCACCACGATCGACCCGAACTCCTCCTTCCTGCCGGTCGGCAACCCGCTGCCGGGGGCGGACCAGTACGGGCGGACGATCCACTTCGGCATCCGCGAGCACGCCATGGGCGCGGCCCTGAACGGCATCGCGCTGCACGGCAACACCCGCGTCTACGGCGGCACCTTCCTCACCTTCTCCGACTACATGCGCGGCGCCGTCCGCCTGGCCGCGCTGATGAAGCTGCCGGTCACCTACGTGTGGACGCACGACTCCATCGGCCTCGGCGAGGACGGCCCGACCCACCAGCCGGTCGAGCACCTGGCCGCGCTGCGCGCCATCCCCGGCCTGAACATGGTCCGCCCGGCCGACGCCAACGAGACCGTCACCACCTGGGCCGAGGTGCTGCGCCGGCACGCGACCAACCCCGCCCCGCACGGTCTGGCGCTGACCCGGCAGAACGTCCCCACCTACGAGGCCAACCCGGACGCCGCCCGCGGCGGCTACGTGCTCCGCGAGGCGGAGGGCGGCCCGGCCCAGGTCATCCTGATCGGCACCGGCTCCGAGGTGCAGCTCGCCGTCGAGGCCCGGGACACCCTCCAGGCCGCCGGCATCCCCACCCGCGTGGTGTCGATGCCCTGCGTCGAGTGGTTCGAGGAGCAGGACCGCGCCTACCGCGAGAGCGTGCTGACGCCGTCGGTCCGCGCCCGGGTCTCGGTCGAGGCCGGCATCGCGCTGACCTGGTGGCGCTACCTCGGCGACGCCGGACGCGCCGTCAGCCTGGAGCACTTCGGCGCCTCCGCCGACTACAAGGTGCTCTACCGCGAGTTCGGCATCACCGCCGAGGCCGTGGTCGCCGCCGCCCACGAGTCGCTCGCCGACGCCAACCGCTGA
- a CDS encoding ABC transporter ATP-binding protein, which produces MQSEAVAADASPDAGASPEAGAAVRITGLVKRYGAKTAVNGLDLTVARGSVTAVLGPNGAGKTTTVEICEGYRRPDAGTVRVLGLDPVADAARLHPRIGVMLQSGGIYPGARALEMLRHTAKLHAHPLDVDALAARLGLDSCGRTSYRRLSGGQQQRLALAMAVVGRPELVFLDEPTAGLDPHARHATWDLVRDLRADGVSVVLTTHHMDEAEELADRIAIVDGGRVIAEGSPEELCRAEAANTVRFRSRPGLDLASLVKALPEGSRASEPTPGSYLVEGAVDPQLLATVTTWCAQSGVMPERLAVERHTLEDVFLELTGRDLRA; this is translated from the coding sequence ATGCAATCCGAAGCCGTAGCGGCCGACGCCTCCCCCGACGCCGGCGCCTCCCCGGAGGCCGGCGCCGCCGTCCGGATCACCGGCCTGGTCAAGCGCTACGGCGCGAAGACCGCGGTGAACGGCCTGGACCTGACCGTGGCGCGGGGCTCGGTCACCGCCGTGCTCGGCCCCAACGGCGCGGGCAAGACCACCACCGTCGAGATCTGCGAGGGCTACCGCCGCCCCGACGCCGGCACCGTCCGGGTACTGGGCCTCGACCCGGTCGCCGACGCCGCCCGGCTGCACCCCCGGATCGGCGTGATGTTGCAGTCCGGCGGCATCTACCCCGGCGCGCGCGCCCTGGAAATGCTCCGGCACACGGCGAAACTGCACGCCCACCCGCTGGACGTGGACGCCCTGGCCGCCCGGCTCGGCCTCGACTCCTGCGGCCGGACCAGTTACCGCCGGCTCTCCGGCGGCCAGCAGCAGCGGCTGGCCCTGGCCATGGCCGTGGTCGGCCGCCCGGAACTGGTCTTCCTGGACGAGCCCACGGCCGGCCTCGACCCGCACGCCCGGCACGCCACCTGGGACCTGGTCCGCGACCTGCGCGCCGACGGCGTGAGCGTGGTGCTGACCACCCATCACATGGACGAGGCCGAGGAGCTCGCCGACCGGATCGCCATCGTCGACGGCGGCCGGGTGATCGCCGAGGGCAGCCCGGAGGAGCTCTGCCGGGCCGAGGCCGCCAACACCGTCCGCTTCCGCTCCCGGCCCGGACTCGACCTCGCCTCGCTGGTCAAGGCACTGCCCGAGGGCAGCCGGGCGAGCGAGCCAACCCCCGGCAGCTACCTGGTCGAGGGCGCGGTCGACCCGCAGCTGCTGGCCACGGTCACCACCTGGTGCGCCCAGTCCGGGGTGATGCCGGAACGGCTCGCCGTGGAACGGCACACCCTCGAAGACGTCTTCCTCGAACTGACCGGACGGGACCTGCGCGCATGA
- a CDS encoding heme o synthase yields MTAVESRPAGLVKANPGHRPFAARVGAFVALTKPRIIELLLITTVPVMFLAQRGVPDLLLVLEVVFGGYLSAGGANALNMYIDRDIDALMHRTERRPLVTGMVSPRECLVFGIALALVSTAWFALLVNPLSAGLSLAALLFYVFVYTLGLKRRTAQNIVWGGIAGCMPVFIGWAAVTDSLAWSPVVLFLVIFFWTPPHYWPLSMKVKDDYANAGVPMLPVIATNEAVAKQIVAYSWVMVAVSLALWPLGHTSWLYPVTAVLLGAFWLREAHGLLSRAKAGVVGAALKEMRLFHWSITYLTLLFVEIAIDPFLK; encoded by the coding sequence GTGACCGCCGTCGAATCCCGCCCTGCCGGGCTGGTCAAGGCGAACCCCGGGCACCGGCCGTTCGCGGCCCGTGTCGGGGCTTTCGTCGCACTGACCAAACCGCGGATCATCGAGCTGCTGCTGATCACCACCGTTCCGGTGATGTTCCTCGCCCAGCGCGGGGTGCCCGACCTGCTGCTGGTGCTGGAGGTCGTGTTCGGCGGCTACCTGTCGGCCGGCGGCGCCAACGCGCTGAACATGTACATCGACCGCGACATCGACGCGCTGATGCACCGTACGGAACGGCGGCCGCTGGTCACCGGGATGGTGTCGCCGCGTGAGTGCCTGGTCTTCGGCATCGCGCTCGCGCTCGTCTCGACCGCCTGGTTCGCGCTGCTGGTCAACCCGTTGTCGGCGGGGCTGTCGCTGGCGGCGCTGCTGTTCTACGTCTTCGTCTACACCCTCGGCCTGAAGCGCCGCACCGCGCAGAACATCGTCTGGGGCGGCATCGCCGGCTGCATGCCGGTGTTCATCGGCTGGGCGGCCGTGACCGACTCACTGGCCTGGTCGCCGGTGGTGCTGTTCCTGGTCATCTTCTTCTGGACGCCGCCGCACTACTGGCCGCTGTCGATGAAGGTGAAGGACGACTACGCCAACGCCGGGGTGCCGATGCTGCCGGTGATCGCCACCAACGAGGCCGTGGCCAAGCAGATCGTCGCCTACAGCTGGGTCATGGTGGCGGTCTCGCTGGCGCTGTGGCCGCTGGGCCACACCAGTTGGCTCTACCCGGTGACGGCGGTGCTGCTGGGCGCGTTCTGGCTGCGCGAGGCGCACGGGCTGCTGTCCCGCGCCAAGGCCGGGGTGGTCGGCGCGGCGCTGAAGGAGATGCGGCTGTTCCACTGGTCGATCACCTATCTGACGCTGCTCTTCGTCGAGATCGCGATCGACCCCTTCCTCAAGTAG
- a CDS encoding helix-turn-helix transcriptional regulator — MRERNESQEAAVAAPHAHVPSRDRVARSILDHGPSSAADLADRLGLTQAAVRRHLDSLLAAGLVSAREQKVYGHRGRGRPAKVFLLTDSGRDAFYQAYDQLAADALRFLAESAGGGEAGREALAAFARARLARDADRYRAALAATEPEGPTATEALAGALSTDGYAATVRRAPLGEQLCQHHCPVAHIAEQFPQFCEAETEVFSQLLGTHVQRLATIAHGDGVCTTFVPAAPAAAGPVPAVPVSTPVAATTEVSGRNPA, encoded by the coding sequence ATGCGCGAGAGGAACGAGAGCCAGGAGGCCGCCGTCGCGGCCCCCCACGCCCACGTGCCCTCGCGCGACCGGGTGGCCCGGTCCATTCTCGACCACGGCCCCAGCAGCGCCGCCGACCTGGCCGACCGGCTCGGTCTTACCCAGGCCGCGGTCCGCCGCCACCTCGACTCGCTGCTGGCGGCCGGGCTGGTCAGCGCCCGTGAGCAGAAGGTCTACGGCCATCGCGGCCGGGGCCGTCCGGCCAAGGTCTTCCTGCTCACCGACTCCGGCCGGGACGCCTTCTACCAGGCCTACGACCAGCTCGCGGCGGACGCCCTGCGGTTCCTGGCCGAGTCGGCCGGCGGCGGCGAGGCCGGCCGCGAGGCCCTGGCCGCCTTCGCCCGCGCCCGGCTGGCCCGGGACGCCGACCGCTACCGGGCCGCGCTCGCCGCGACCGAACCCGAGGGTCCGACCGCCACCGAAGCCCTGGCCGGGGCGCTCTCCACCGACGGGTACGCTGCCACGGTGCGGCGCGCGCCCCTCGGCGAGCAGCTCTGCCAGCACCACTGCCCGGTCGCGCACATCGCCGAGCAGTTCCCGCAGTTCTGCGAGGCCGAGACCGAGGTCTTCTCACAGCTGCTCGGCACCCATGTGCAGCGGCTGGCCACCATCGCCCACGGCGACGGGGTCTGCACCACCTTCGTGCCCGCCGCTCCTGCGGCTGCCGGCCCCGTGCCTGCTGTTCCCGTATCCACCCCTGTAGCCGCAACCACCGAAGTCTCCGGGAGGAACCCCGCATGA
- a CDS encoding ABC transporter permease, which translates to MLRAQTALETSMLLRNGEQLLLTAVIPSVLLVLFSAVDIVSTTGPGARVDFLAPGLLALAVMSTAFTGQAIATGFERRYGVLKRLGASPLPRWALMTAKTGSVLVTEVLQVALLSVIALALGWHPHGDPLAVLLLLLLGTAAFSGLGLLMAGTLRAEATLAAANLVFVLLLLAGGVVVPLAKFPSAVRPVLEALPISALSDGLRTVLQNGAAMPWGDLGILAVWAVLGLAAAARFFRWE; encoded by the coding sequence ATGCTCCGCGCGCAGACCGCGCTGGAGACCTCGATGCTGCTGCGCAACGGTGAGCAGCTGCTGCTCACCGCGGTCATCCCGAGCGTGCTGCTGGTGCTGTTCAGCGCCGTCGACATCGTCTCCACCACCGGCCCCGGGGCCCGGGTCGACTTCCTCGCCCCCGGCCTGCTGGCACTGGCCGTGATGTCCACCGCGTTCACCGGGCAGGCCATCGCCACCGGCTTCGAGCGCCGCTACGGCGTGCTCAAGCGGCTGGGCGCGAGCCCGCTGCCGCGCTGGGCGCTGATGACCGCGAAGACCGGCAGCGTGCTGGTGACCGAGGTGCTGCAGGTGGCACTGCTGTCGGTGATCGCCCTGGCGCTGGGCTGGCACCCGCACGGCGACCCACTGGCGGTGCTGCTGCTCCTGCTGCTGGGCACCGCCGCCTTCTCCGGGCTCGGCCTGCTGATGGCCGGCACCCTGCGGGCCGAGGCCACGCTGGCCGCCGCCAACCTGGTCTTCGTGCTGCTGCTGCTGGCCGGCGGGGTGGTGGTGCCGCTGGCGAAGTTCCCCTCGGCGGTGCGGCCGGTGCTGGAGGCGCTGCCGATCAGCGCGCTCTCCGACGGGCTGCGGACCGTGCTGCAGAACGGCGCCGCGATGCCCTGGGGGGACCTGGGCATCCTCGCGGTCTGGGCGGTCCTCGGCCTGGCCGCCGCCGCGCGCTTCTTCCGCTGGGAGTAG
- a CDS encoding COX15/CtaA family protein, giving the protein MRTPFSLLAERVTVSDRVIRWTAFATLVASVLIVVTGGAVRLTSSGLGCPTWPTCGGGDLAPTAAMGVHGIIEFSNRMLTDVICVLVGLSIITARCGKPWRRSVSRLGWAQFWIIMVDAVLGGITVLSHLNPFVVAVHFLVSPVLIMVALAMWQRTREGDGEPVRTVGKPVQHLSRLIIVVTALLIAAGTLATGTGPHSGDGTSVKRMPFNWEKVTQFHADFAMVTIGLSLAMIFVLLAVDAPAEPRRRSREFLVVLLSQALIGFVQFFTGLPELIVGFHMLGAALVWVSVLRLHLSLRIRPAEGELERPAGIESVADLAAV; this is encoded by the coding sequence GTGCGTACCCCCTTCTCTCTCCTCGCCGAGCGCGTCACCGTCTCCGACCGGGTGATCCGCTGGACGGCCTTCGCCACCCTCGTCGCGAGCGTGCTGATCGTCGTCACCGGTGGCGCGGTCCGGCTCACCAGCTCCGGGCTGGGCTGCCCGACCTGGCCCACCTGCGGTGGGGGCGACCTCGCGCCCACGGCGGCGATGGGCGTCCACGGCATCATCGAGTTCAGCAACCGGATGCTCACCGACGTCATCTGTGTGCTGGTCGGCCTCTCGATCATCACCGCGCGCTGCGGCAAGCCCTGGCGGCGCAGCGTCTCCCGGCTGGGCTGGGCCCAGTTCTGGATCATCATGGTGGACGCCGTCCTCGGTGGGATCACGGTGCTGTCGCACCTCAACCCGTTCGTGGTGGCGGTGCACTTCCTGGTGTCGCCGGTGCTGATCATGGTCGCGCTGGCGATGTGGCAGCGCACCCGCGAGGGAGACGGCGAACCGGTGCGCACGGTCGGCAAGCCGGTGCAGCACCTGTCCCGGCTGATCATCGTCGTCACCGCGCTGCTGATCGCGGCCGGCACCCTGGCCACCGGTACCGGGCCGCACTCGGGCGACGGCACCTCGGTCAAGCGGATGCCGTTCAACTGGGAGAAGGTGACCCAGTTCCACGCCGACTTCGCGATGGTCACCATCGGCCTGTCACTGGCAATGATCTTCGTCCTGCTGGCCGTGGACGCCCCCGCCGAGCCGCGCAGGCGCTCCCGCGAGTTCCTGGTGGTCCTGCTCTCGCAGGCGCTGATCGGCTTCGTCCAGTTCTTCACCGGCCTGCCCGAGCTGATCGTCGGCTTCCACATGCTCGGCGCCGCGCTGGTCTGGGTCTCGGTGCTGCGGCTGCACCTCTCGCTGCGGATCCGCCCGGCCGAGGGCGAGCTCGAACGCCCGGCCGGCATCGAGAGCGTCGCCGACCTGGCCGCCGTCTGA
- a CDS encoding glycosyltransferase, translating into MNTPASSGVLALVSQISLVLSLLFPLYLVGLVLPLLVRRTRRPGRAGDYDWHLFVPCRDEEAVIGQTLQYLRTACPTAHIWVIDDDSEDETGAIVRWAAQHDRGIHLVQRRRPEARQGKGEALNAAYRALHAWLPQHADRNRTIVGVFDADGRPEPGCLDYVAARRFLGRPEVGGVQIEVRMMNRVERRPAPDGGRIRNLYARLLIRMQDLEFRAPVAALQHARKTSRSVCLGGNGQFARLSALDDLAVERGRPWTGRLLEDFELGMHLLLAGWINSFCADTYVEQEALFDTKRFLTQRTRWAQGVMQCLRYIGAVWRSDLIPNLGFLELTFFLVQPWLQLLGALLYPIPMIALLLSYARHPDVAAHYIASGGWRGLALYLAMAFGQFVIWGPIYRRKCEPEAGFWQAIGWGLMYPVYLVSLYVVSWRAVARIVTGRNGWAKTRRNAERAITGPVAKEA; encoded by the coding sequence ATGAACACCCCTGCCTCCTCCGGCGTGCTCGCCCTGGTGTCCCAGATATCACTGGTCCTCAGCCTGCTCTTCCCGCTCTACCTGGTCGGCCTGGTGCTGCCGCTGCTGGTGCGCCGCACCCGCCGGCCCGGCCGGGCCGGCGACTACGACTGGCACCTCTTCGTCCCCTGCCGCGACGAGGAGGCGGTGATCGGGCAGACCCTGCAGTACCTGCGCACCGCCTGCCCGACGGCGCACATCTGGGTGATCGACGACGACTCCGAGGACGAGACCGGCGCCATCGTGCGCTGGGCCGCCCAGCACGACCGGGGCATCCACCTGGTGCAGCGCCGCCGGCCGGAGGCCCGGCAGGGCAAGGGCGAGGCGCTGAACGCCGCCTACCGGGCCCTCCACGCCTGGCTGCCGCAGCACGCCGACCGCAACCGCACGATCGTCGGGGTCTTCGACGCCGACGGCCGCCCCGAGCCCGGCTGCCTCGACTACGTCGCGGCCCGCCGCTTCCTCGGCCGCCCGGAGGTCGGCGGGGTGCAGATCGAGGTGCGGATGATGAACCGGGTCGAGCGCCGCCCGGCGCCCGACGGCGGCCGGATCCGCAACCTCTACGCCCGGCTGCTGATCCGGATGCAGGACCTGGAGTTCCGGGCCCCGGTGGCCGCGCTCCAGCACGCCCGGAAGACCTCCCGCAGCGTCTGCCTCGGCGGCAACGGCCAGTTCGCCCGGCTCAGCGCGCTGGACGACCTGGCGGTCGAGCGCGGCCGCCCGTGGACCGGACGGCTGCTGGAGGACTTCGAGCTCGGCATGCACCTGCTGCTGGCCGGCTGGATCAACAGCTTCTGCGCCGACACCTACGTCGAGCAGGAGGCCCTGTTCGACACCAAGCGGTTCCTGACCCAGCGCACCCGCTGGGCCCAGGGGGTGATGCAGTGCCTCCGCTACATCGGCGCGGTCTGGCGCTCCGACCTGATACCCAACCTCGGCTTCCTGGAGCTGACCTTCTTCCTGGTCCAGCCCTGGCTGCAGCTGCTGGGCGCGCTGCTCTACCCGATCCCGATGATCGCGCTGCTGCTCTCCTACGCCCGCCACCCCGACGTCGCCGCGCACTACATCGCCTCCGGCGGCTGGCGCGGCCTGGCGCTCTACCTGGCGATGGCCTTCGGCCAGTTCGTCATCTGGGGCCCGATCTACCGGCGCAAGTGCGAGCCGGAGGCCGGATTCTGGCAGGCCATCGGCTGGGGCCTGATGTACCCGGTCTACCTGGTCTCGCTGTACGTGGTCTCCTGGCGCGCCGTCGCCCGGATCGTCACCGGCCGCAACGGCTGGGCCAAGACCCGCCGCAACGCCGAGCGCGCGATCACCGGCCCGGTCGCCAAGGAGGCCTGA